Proteins co-encoded in one Euleptes europaea isolate rEulEur1 chromosome 1, rEulEur1.hap1, whole genome shotgun sequence genomic window:
- the LOC130493554 gene encoding mitochondrial import receptor subunit TOM7 homolog: protein MLKLSKEAKQRLQHFFKGGQFAIWWGFIPVVLYLGFKRGADPGMPEPSLLSLLWR, encoded by the coding sequence ATGCTGAAGCTGAGCAAAGAGGCGAAGCAGCGGCTGCAGCACTTCTTCAAAGGTGGCCAGTTCGCTATCTGGTGGGGTTTTATCCCCGTCGTGCTCTATCTAGGCTTTAAGAGAGGTGCAGATCCTGGAATGCCTGAACCATCCCTTCTAAGTTTGCTTTGGAGATGA